The nucleotide window tatgcacatatGTAAAATGTACCACATTTACTAGTaatttggggaaaaaaaaaggaacattCTCTTCGACTTCGCATAATCAACCTCCATTTTAATCAAAACCTCAAACCTACATTTAACAGTATGTACTTCATATTgactttttcaattataatcaaGTTATCAACAATTACCAAAGCATAATTGTACTTCATAaaacaaagggaaaaaaataaaaaaagtgcaatttaccccaggtgatatgagaaattagtaaaaaatttcttatgaaaaataaaatagtcaattatctcctgtattttttaaaatgaagcaaattaccccctatgtAAACTATTGATAGgggagtaatttgcttcattttttaaaacataggaagataatttacttttttttttatgaaaatatttattcatttcacatatcacgggataaattacatttaatcccaatatatatatatataaaaggggGGAAtcaaagaatttaaattggaCTATCAACAACCCATATATATTAAGCCCATAATCAACTCAAGTCACACCcatttacaataatttcataatttcaacCCAAAATTAATTGGGTTGAATAAAGCCATGGTTTATAGCCCACATTGccacttaattataatagactatttgtttttcatttggaTTTGTTTGGTTGAGGTGAAAAACGagtgtataaaaaaaatgtttgatgTTTGGTTAGGAAGAATAGATAGACGGAATCAATTTCATTTCCttacaaaattcaacaaaaagtaaaaatataaggctgaaaagaaaaaaacgtacatgttttatttatatttactctattactcatatatatatatatatatatatattcaattctcttttccttcctgctaataaTACcggtttataatttttgaaaacaaaaaactacTACATGGtagattatattaaatatattttacgcATAggtattaaataacaatatatatatatcaaaagaaaattgcatgAATCTCAgttaacatattttaatttatttcagaaagtttatttttctttttcaaatttattctcgaatttgatataatatttaatttattttgtcattgtctaccattttatttatcatatttagaTTTTTGTCTAGTTATTAAAAAGCATTATTGTAGTACATGatgctttttaattattgataaattattaaagtacataagttttttcaatttacatCTCATTAATGGAATATTCtaatctattttaattgaattttgttaaaaCTTAACAGCGATATGAACTATAATCAgatctatttaaaaaataatagtctATTACAACGCATTTGAGAAAATTAGCAATTAAAatggaatgaaaaataaaaaatagagactgattataattatatttggcTTAAGAGAACCTTCAAACCAagaatgcaattttattttattttattttatttatataaattaggatgtaataaaattccactaaagttagaaaaaatatggcGTGTACATATGTgccaattaaaaatttcattacaGCTTGacttttgattaataattatggcTTGATTTCATAATTATGGCTTGATTTCAGCCTCGAAGTTAGCCTTAAAGTCTCGATAGTAAACTATACTTGAGTTAGCTAACTCGTTGTCTCTGcgtatatttaataaataatttttcacactttaatatatattataaataaatatatcacatttaaaaaaagaaagaaagagaagatcaaaatcaacttaaaaatattatttaaaaaataaataaattaatatagtgATGTCACAAATAGTCATTTATGAGTGaagtggtttttttttttttttttctatattagtataaatatataatgacaaCAATCAGAGCATAATCGAATGGTGGGGAGGGTGTTGACCCTGTGAGTTATGATCAGACTATGGATAACATATTGAAGCAGCAAATTAATGCAGAATTGAAGTTTGAGTGTCCTCAATCTCAGCTAGATTGATTATTTCAGAAATATTCCTTCTCATGttagctatatatatgtatgcacCAACCCTCCATTCATGCCACTTATTTAGGtttgactaattaaaatatatttcaaattaaaactgCATGGGGATCAATGTTCGTCTGAATTTGCTGGACAGTAATGATTACTTGTTATGAGCAAACATCAAATCATGTTAGGTACTCCAACAACAACTTCagcactaaaataaaataaaaaatagttaagaaGCACTATAATTGTGCATGGATTGGTATTTGCAACTACTCCACATGTGAATGAACATGTGGCAAATTCCTTTTGataaccttttatttttaagctattttttgataatttgccATGATTGAAACTTCTCtgattatatgtatatcattCTTACCCTCTTATTCATTtgcaatgattttttaataggtatcatttgatatatttatatatacatatctatacatatttttttttaattttgtatactatatttgattttttgtaatttacccgTTATAATACGCATACTATTAAAGAAATCCCCCAAAAAAAAGGATACAAAGGGATtcattcgatttttttaatggTGCAACCCTTCCTCTCCCTTGTGATTGGTGTACTATAcaagctattttttttttgtttatttttaattatagagtATTATTTATACCAAAGTCCAGTAATATTTGAGTGGTTGAGGTTTTCTTGAACTCCTAAGATATCAAAAGATTAACTAGCAAATCATGAATTAAACACTTCGATACGTAAAtcactaataaaatttgaatgagcTAAATAAAGAACACAAGGAAAAAAGTAAGATTTAGCAAgctaattatgtgattaaatNNNNNNNNNNNNNNNNNNNNNNNNNNAGAAGGATGGTATTATTCTAGAATTCGTGTGGACTTTTTGAATGAACTTGTTACCTTGTTGATTGACATGAATTCCTATTCATAAGAAAAGGGTTTGAGACATTTCGAGGTGGTTATGGGAAATTAAGAAATTCCCATAATCCTTGGGGTGTCGATTTTGTGGGGAGAATGTTTATCTTTCTATTTGCCGTGTCATTTGGGTCTCACACtgacaataatatattttgctaGATTCGTAGGATAATATCCTAAAATCATGAGAGTAGTTACTTGCATGATCGTGTTAGATAGAGTTAATAGGAATGTAACCTTGCATGATCAagctatattttcttttatcgtTGGACAATTTTGGACTACATGTGTGATCAATAAAGTCTCTTTACTTGACAAATAATGATTATTCTTGTTTGCTTGGTtggttatataatttatttaatactatctcataattagattataaatgctaaaaaatgaataattaagacAAAACTTACAGTTATGGTAGGTCAATTTCCTCTAGTTAAGGATGAGAAAGGTTGGTAGAATCAAAAAGTCTAGTACTAGACAATTTGGGTCTACTGGCAGGCAAATCCTTtttgagaaagagaaaaatgtagAACTTTTTATAGGACAAAGTGGGCTTGCCAATAATCTGTTAGATTAGATCCAATGTGACATTTGTAGGTCAATAAATATACAGTATTAGTATAGGGCTCACAAGTCTAATGACCTTTAGGAGgttcaagaattttatatttgaagtGGTGAACCAAAGCGGTTACCTTTCGATTGGATCAAGAAAGCgtgtatttagtgggagttcttgagTATTTAAATGAGAATAgaatttcaatgaattttttccTAGAAGGACCAGGGTTGAACGGTCTCTAATAAAGGAGAAATAATACTTAGTTGGACTTTGTTCGATTAGTGTTTCACTGAACCAATTTGGCTCGGATTGCATGACAAAGCTTTCTTCTACAAAGTACTTGAGTTTGTAGGATAGTCCTACATACATCGAGAGACTAGTGGGAATCTGGTTTATGTAGAATTATTACAGGATATCGCAAACAACATTTATAATCATATACAATTGGATTACGATCTAATAGGACATAAGGAGTAGCGATGTGGGACATCAGCTTGAATCAAATGGCTTGGAACCGTGTAATTCAACATGGAGTTCAAACTAGATTTAGAGCTTcgtgtaattaaaatattcattttgacAAAATCATACGAGATATGACTAGGTCAAGTACGAGCTCGAGGATCAGTTGAAGTTTGGTTATGTTCCAAGTGTTTATTGTGTAATGTCTTATTCATTTGGAATGAATTTAAGATGTTGAGAGACACATAAACAAGAGCATTGTTCAAACAATTCTCCTGAAGGAAAAAGTATTCGCACTTAAAAAGGATTAGGTTGTTCAAGACTCAGTCACTAAAGATTGGTGAGAAAGTTTAAATGTTTGACATCTCCTACATCTTTATCGTAAGTTGCATGGAAATGATGTTTGGTACATTGGACCTAATGTTGTGTATGCTTTGGGCATGACACAAAAGATATTGGGAATACACCAGAGAGACAGTAGACAGTTGTTAAGAGCAACCTTTCGGCCAATCCCCTTCAAACTATCCATCAAATTGCTCTCTTTGAATTGTTCAAGGAGTATAAAAGATACCAACCTCCCCACGAACCCTAGAAACGTCCTAGCTATCTCCAACCTGTGAGAGTTACAGCAAGCTCGAAGAATGGATTTCGTTTTGTTGGTGTGGAATATATTAGAAGAAATACCCGTGTGCTCTGCATGGACCGACGTAAAGACACTCATAGAAACCAAGGGGTCCGGCAGCGGACATGTGACGAACACGGTGATGGTAGTTGGTGTGCGTTTATGGAACGTGGGATCGTGAGGGTTTGGAATAAACATTCTTGAGTACGTCCTATACCACCTTTGCAACCGGATTGCTAAATAGGAATAATTCCTTTTTACCTTTTATCAATTGACATCTATTTTGTTATGCACGAAAGTCTAAGATGTAGGATTCCATCCAAAccgttttaaatttttatttcttgcttTTCATTGAGTATATGGCATCTGGAGCAGATACAAATCCTCTCAATTTGGAATCAGTTATCTATGTATCTATTCTATTGTTTGTGAATCTCAATATTAACATAGGGAAACCCTTTCCGTATATGATTGACTACCATGGCCACAGATTTGGAGAACACATAGTATAGAGAACATAGGAGatttattatcatttcatGATAAGAAACAGATTCCATCTTTGAACTCACCAACCTCCATCCATACTTTGCTAATGTCCAAATCATGGTTATCTTACAACTACGACCGAGGCTGCAGCTATGTCAACCATGACCTAGTCATAGCCGTCTCATGCATGAGATTATGTAGaacctcaagtctgaggactacttaATGTACTATTGTAACTGCATATCATACTGACGATGCCTAAATGGGCTTTCATATGACATCTCCTATAGGTAGTTCAGTGAACTTGACACACATTTGTCAAGCATCCTGTTAAAGTGCATAGACATTATACATCAGTCATCTATGAAACGCAGTGCTCATCATATGCACACACCACTTAGTGCAAGATCTATAGAATTCTTGTCAATGCCCCATCTTGACAGATTTTCGACTTTGCTTTATATGAAACTATAAATGTTGGTTTCAAGATCACCATCATATGATACAATCCAACCCCACAGCACATATGATCTATGGATTTCAACCAAATACATACAAAGTAATGAAGTTCAAACGTTAGATGAAGATcgccaaaaaataaattctcattaatttaacattatcataaaagaaaacctATTCAAAAAGATTATAAGACGACAACCAATTAGCTTGTCGATCACCAATTCAAACAAAGTTATGTCCTCAAAATTTCGTGGTTGGGTTGGGAATAAATCTATAGTTTTGCTTGCAATGTGTATCATCTAATAAACTTTCATCAAATTAGAATATGGTTGCGCTTGGAACTTGATACGCATTGTTGTAAATCCATGAAACTAACGAACAAGTTATTCAACCTAAATTTAAAGAGTAgcggttttattttttgtaattcagTGTTCCATGTAATGATGTTTGCTGCACATATCTTTGTTGCACAGCAGTTCACTTCTTCActacaaaagtaaaaatgtgagtatatttgtgtgtatatatatatatatatatatatacatataaactcAAAACAAGAATATTCCTATACATAAATCTTGCCCATTGAACATGCAACTGTCAGTGAGTGAGATTCATCTTACTTCCTTCTCACTCACACCTCTTcccaaaggaaaaaagaaaaaggaagtaATGCCTGTCAAATCTCACACATATTAGAAAAACGAGTCACATCAGATGCCAACCACTGCATGGCCTTCTCACCTCTATCTGAAGAATATtgggtttaattaatttatctctcaataatattataaaagaaaatagcaattgATTCTCTAcgatagagaggtaaattgatatattttaaaaattacaagaaaataaattatttaaaaataattataaagaataatttgcttatttacaatattacacaaaaattgCTTTActtttctcaatatatatatatatatatatattgcaagtTGGACCTCAAATAATACGTACCCTTTgtcattatcatcattttcattataataatactcTTAATTGCTTACGTTCCATATCAAAACCATGAATTCAGAACTCTACCGGCCTTGAAACATTTTAAAGGGACAAAACGACAGAAAAGTAGCCAAAAAGGTCCCCCACGACATGTGCACCACAATAACACAACTCTTCCTAAATACACCTTTATTAATTCCATCAACCTTTTcgagttatttattttacatatgtagtaataataaataatgtcaGTTTTGGTGTGGAGGATAGAGAGAGAGGTCAATTACGTAACCAATACATATGATCATAAAATCGCCACCCGTACGTAGAATAATGGTTCTTGCGGATGTCACCGGGTTTTGGGGCTTGCACGTCGCGCTCCTTAGCACACGCGTTCCTTTCCAAGAAAATGAGACGAGATTATgtaattgaaatattgaaaGCAAATAAGAGTGAGAGAGATGTAAAATGTATACcttattataattctttcattgaccttaaaaattatgttaatttcataattcagCTACGATTTTATTTGTGtagttaaatatgaaattgtggcatccaaaaattacgttatttaaattttttctcaaGTCAactatactaaaataaaataattgaccGTGCGATGGACGGGACAAAATGGCCTAATTAGACTGATTGGCTAGATTTTTCTACTACAAGggagttttttattttttatttttatttgaagcgATAAACtgttattaattgaaataactcGATCATAGTTCTTTCTGTCAAATATGCAGTAAAATAACATTCCACACATGATTGCCAACTGAGTGAATTATTATTGGCTCACAAGTGAGTTTTTCTAGACATAGAAATTTATGGATTTCTTGGATTGGTTGAAGAGTTGGTCCCAGCTTGGTGTACATGCAATTTTCTCATACCCCATGTGGGATAAgactttttatcatcaaacgCCAGCAGAACTCAACATACAGAAACGAACACAAAAAGACTTGCAAGTTTGCAGAATCAAAACTTTTCCGACTTAGCCAGCTTAGTTACAGCAAATTTCTTAAACGTACacaatttgtttctttttagatTTTGGCCCACAATGACAATTGAATGTTGCTGGCGAGAAGAATCTGCAGCATGGAACATTCCTGTTGGAGACAGCCTGGAATTATGCATTACCCAACTGGGAGAATTTACTCATAAGATGCAATTTccatatttgaataaataaacatgTTAATAATACTACATATACTATGCTGACGCGGTATCTCATACTGATTGGTACAAGGATAACTTACTTTATTCTCTTTGAGATTAAATTCACAAATTTTCACTgccttttgtaaaattacaaatacacctcGTAAAAGAGTGGTATTATAATGTAACTTACACGgtgtttttataaatttttgtcgGTGAAAATAGAACATAatcttatattataattacaacctCGAAATATGTACTTATCGTTTGATGTACGTGTACTTAAAACTTAACCTCAGTGAGTGTTCGTTTAATATACGTGTACTTAAAGCTTAACCTCAGTGAGTGTTAACCTAATTTACCTTTATTAAAACCTCCATAAATGTCACACCAGCCAacattattatccaaaattaagTGCTGCGACAGTTGGGATCTTTTATTGTGAAGTAATGTTTTATGTAGTACTGCATATTATGTGtataaccttttttttttttttttttgtgaagtatATGGATGATGTACATTTCATATACATGCATGGCTTATAATATGAAGTGCAACACAAGAAGCAATCGCATTTTGCAATAGAAGATTGAGACTGGTGCTGAAGCTGTTAAAAGCTTGAGGAACACTGAAAACCTGTTGAAATCTCAAATGCCTCATAAATATAGAAGGAAACTTGTAATATACACAAATAAAAGATACAACAATTCAGTACAATTTTTATGTTGACCCTTCTTTTGTCCATGGAATCCAATCAAATACAACAAACAACCCTATGAACTCAAGTTTTGTTACAATTACTATGATaacagaaaattttcaagtgcAAGTCAAgtgggaaaaagaataaattaaatactatttGCAACCTTGTGTAGTGACTCAAAAAGGATTCAAACCGTGTGGGGACTCACCTTGTTTTCTTGTTGCCTTCATGCCTTTGTGTGATTATGATATGATCCAACTGCTGGAGTCATGTTATCTACAATCCATTGAACTAAACGTGTCCGCAAATCCGGATGGTTTTGAGGGAATGCTTGACTGTGTCTCACTGTAAGACAAATCATCGAACATTCTTGAAGTGCCTTCGTCAGCTTGCCATCTTTGAAGGGCTTGAGGAAGACTCATGTGGAGGTCAATGCCATAACCATCCTCCTCTTCAGGTTTAGAAGGCTTCCATTGCTCTACAAGAGGTCCCAAGACATTAACTGCATGTCCCATATCGGGCCTCTGGAATGGCTCACGAGCAGTGCAGTGACCTGCCAACTCAGCAACCTTGCAAATGCTCTCGTAAGTTTCATCATCCGGATCAAGAATCGGGTCAATGGACTTCCGGAGGTTGTCTTTGTTGATAAGGACCCTGCGGAACCATGTGACTAAATGAGACCTTTCATCTGGCATTGTCTCATCAAGTGCTTTCCTACCAGTAATGATCTCCATCAGCACAACTCCGAACGCATAAACGTCAACTTTTGTCGTCACTCTTCCAGTAGCTGTTACGGAAACAGGACTATGAGTACCAATATCCAATTGAAAAGTTACTCAAAGTAGAATCATTCGAGAGATCTTTTGGTGGTGAAAGTACGagctttcttaaaattaacaGCAGAAGGATgacaaatagaaaaaaattctagAACTCATCagacaattaaaaaagtagAGAAAAGTAGAAGATCCAAGAGTCTCAACGGTCGACAAATTATGTTGTTTCCTAAGTTTCTTTGAGCCGCATGTAGCAAGTCGGCTGGGTTGATGCAGTTAAGAAGTACCATTGAAGCAATTGCACATTAGTCTTTGAAATGTTATTAATGTTCTGTACAAAAAATGTCAGTTAAAGAGATGGAAATTCAGTTCCATTATGGATACAATACACAACCTACCACTCAGTACTCCACCTGGCACTAGATCTCATTTGCATCTCTAAAACACAAATTGCGGAAAAATGCTGAAACTATCTATAGAACTTAAGCTAAGTTGAGTCTTCACGGAATATCAAACGGCTAATTAGAGTTAAAATCTTGGATATTCCAGTATGTTATCTTCATCTTTATGATGCCTAAAAACTGGGGAATATCCAGTACATGTAGAATATGCAAGTTTGGCAGCTAAATTTAACATAACAGGAGTGACATAGAGATACTTACCAGCATATTCAGGGGCAAGATAGCCAAATGTTCCCGCCAATCGTGTCTCAACCGAATACTTCCCATCCGGTGCATTTTTTACCAATCCAAAATCTGCAACCTTGGCTCTCATGTCATCTGAAAGAAGTATGTTTGAGGGCTTCAAATCTCTATGAATGAAACTTTGCTGGGCTAAGCTGTGAAGATACTCAACTCCTCTAGCCACATCTAAAGCTATCGTCACCCTCTGTTTCCAAGAAAGAGGTTGATAGCCATGCTCCTGCCATTCAAACAAATGCTGGCCTAAAGTTCCCTGAGGCATATACTCATACACCAAAAGCCTCTCATTGCCATTAATACAGTATCCTAGAAGTGCAACCAAATGTCTATGCCTAACTTTGGTAAGGACAGCAATTTCTGCTTGAAATTCGTTCATTCCTTTTGTGCCCATTGCCCCAGATTCCATTCTCTTCACAGCAATCTTAGTCCCATCATGCAATTCACCCTTATAAACAACTCCAAATCCTCCTCTACCCAATACATTCTCCTCACTAAAATTGTTCGTTACTTGTCTGAGAACTTGTATAGAGATGGTAATGTTTCCACCTTCAAAAACAGGAATTTCACTATGATCACCACTGCTCTGGCTCTGTAATTCACTAGGTACTCCAGCATATCCATTCAATCCATTTGTTACATTAGGCTTCACCAATTCCTTCCCTTGCTCAGAGCCCTCTACCCGTCCAAATCTCTTGTGCCGTCTCTTGACATAGCATTTATAAGAAACAAACAACAGAACTCCTACAAATATCACCACAGCAACTATCACCCCAACAATAATACCAGCTGAACTAGATTTTTTTGATGATCCAGATGTGCTTCCATCTGGACTGCCCGGATTTGCTCCTGGTGCCCCagctccaccaccaccatcactTGTATTCTTACCAAGTAACAAATTACCAGCATAAGTAAACTTCACACGAGGAGGAAACACGGGAATGGGCCCGGACAAATTATTGTTGGACACATCAAAAGTCTGAAGCTGAGGCAGAGTTGTCAAGACACCAGGGATGACTCCAGTGAGATTATTATCATTCAATACCAAAGTCCTCAAAGAAGTCAGATTTGCAAACGCAGGTGAAATACTACCCGAAAATCCCTGCTTACCCATGTTCACAACTGTCACATTTGTTCCCTGCGaatcacaattaattaatctccAATCTTGGCAAGCGTTATTCCCCAGCCAAGACTCAGCCAAGGACATAGGATAACCGAGGGCACCAGCAACTTCAAGAAGCGTGGTTACCTGCGGATCACAAGGCCCTGGTTTATCTAAACAAAAGCTATTTGTAGTCCCAATTGTCACCTCAACTCTGCTCGGAAACTGGGGAAAAGGCCCCTGCAACTTATTATTCTGCAACGTAATATTAACAAGATTCGGCAGATTCATCAAAGAAGGTGGTACCACACCAGTAAACCTATTATCCCTCAACtgcaaatcaaacaaatttgtACACTTTGATAAATCAGGAATCCCACcagaaaaattattagcaTGTAACCAGACCTGGTACAACTGAGTCATGTTAGCTAACACATCAATTCCACCAGATAAACCTCGTTTCTGGTTATTGAGCCAAAGATTTTGAATCTCAGACCCGGAAAAAGATCCCGGCAAAGATCCATTCAGATCATTGTACGACAACCTCAGGTTCTGCAAATTTGGAAAGGATCCAAAAATATCAGGGATGTACCCAACAATACTAGCATTGCTAGCATAAAAAGTAACCAGATTTGTACTATCAGTCAAGTAAGAAGGGATTTGCCAAGGGCTCAGCTtcatatttttacttatacTGAAAATCTGAAGATTAGTTAGGCCCAAAAGGAAGTTATTAGGAACAGAGGTGAAGCCGTTGTTGTCAAGATAGATTTGTTCTAGAGAAGTCATGTTTTCAAAAGAGGGCAGAGTTCCAGAAAGAGAGTTTTTTTGGACGGCAAGGGATTTGAGCTGGGAAAGCTGGTTGAGTTCCGGTGGGAGGGAACCGGAGACGGAGGCGGAGTTCAGGTTTATGGCAGTGACGTAGGTTGAGGTAGAGTCGCAGTTGACATTGGTCCAGTTGCAGAAGGGGGTGGAGGAAGACCAGCCGGAGGGGGCTGGGGACAGAGAGGAGAGGAACTTCAACATGACGGCAGAGTCATCGGCGGCGGATAGGACGAGGAGGCTGAGTAATGGAAGGAGGCGGAGGAGGAAGTGGTGGTGGGTGTGGGTGGCCATTTTCGATGGAGGAGGCATGTAACGTAAGGAGAAGAGGGAGGCGAGGTGCGTGTTTCAGAGTTGGGTCTCTTTTTGTAGGGTGTAGCGCTGTGTTTGTTcaggatttatttatttatttatcatattatattttacttcctTCCTTCCATTTCCATGAGTCGATTTTGACCTAATTC belongs to Sesamum indicum cultivar Zhongzhi No. 13 unplaced genomic scaffold, S_indicum_v1.0 scaffold00186, whole genome shotgun sequence and includes:
- the LOC105179651 gene encoding receptor-like kinase TMK4 gives rise to the protein MPPPSKMATHTHHHFLLRLLPLLSLLVLSAADDSAVMLKFLSSLSPAPSGWSSSTPFCNWTNVNCDSTSTYVTAINLNSASVSGSLPPELNQLSQLKSLAVQKNSLSGTLPSFENMTSLEQIYLDNNGFTSVPNNFLLGLTNLQIFSISKNMKLSPWQIPSYLTDSTNLVTFYASNASIVGYIPDIFGSFPNLQNLRLSYNDLNGSLPGSFSGSEIQNLWLNNQKRGLSGGIDVLANMTQLYQVWLHANNFSGGIPDLSKCTNLFDLQLRDNRFTGVVPPSLMNLPNLVNITLQNNKLQGPFPQFPSRVEVTIGTTNSFCLDKPGPCDPQVTTLLEVAGALGYPMSLAESWLGNNACQDWRLINCDSQGTNVTVVNMGKQGFSGSISPAFANLTSLRTLVLNDNNLTGVIPGVLTTLPQLQTFDVSNNNLSGPIPVFPPRVKFTYAGNLLLGKNTSDGGGGAGAPGANPGSPDGSTSGSSKKSSSAGIIVGVIVAVVIFVGVLLFVSYKCYVKRRHKRFGRVEGSEQGKELVKPNVTNGLNGYAGVPSELQSQSSGDHSEIPVFEGGNITISIQVLRQVTNNFSEENVLGRGGFGVVYKGELHDGTKIAVKRMESGAMGTKGMNEFQAEIAVLTKVRHRHLVALLGYCINGNERLLVYEYMPQGTLGQHLFEWQEHGYQPLSWKQRVTIALDVARGVEYLHSLAQQSFIHRDLKPSNILLSDDMRAKVADFGLVKNAPDGKYSVETRLAGTFGYLAPEYAATGRVTTKVDVYAFGVVLMEIITGRKALDETMPDERSHLVTWFRRVLINKDNLRKSIDPILDPDDETYESICKVAELAGHCTAREPFQRPDMGHAVNVLGPLVEQWKPSKPEEEDGYGIDLHMSLPQALQRWQADEGTSRMFDDLSYSETQSSIPSKPSGFADTFSSMDCR